From one Botrytis cinerea B05.10 chromosome 7, complete sequence genomic stretch:
- the Bcppm1 gene encoding Bcppm1 has protein sequence MSAQQIPNLFSLRGGSRSRGRGRGQGLRDPLNPHSEVSSNRRDNAIQGTDTDAAVSRLSAVNLGYLEDQFAHYFVKGSGTRRLPIINRGTYSRTTALDLLIESFLSQPDNSTLQQKQIISLGAGTDTRYFRLRAKNLHNNVIYHEFDFPSVCVAKNRLVQQNHSSLIGNEKFFEVGHKDGELAELTAASGPQENTEWGFSRTIETRSEVGYVCHPLDLRKLPGTIGLDSFHGIKSDIATLIISECCLCYLEVTAAQSIIRWFTDKIPRIGIVLYEPVGVHDAFGQMMVENLASRGITMPTIQKYKTLKDQKDRLEGLGFGNAKGGINAVSIEDFWEHWVAGRERERVDRLEGLDEVEEWLLLARHYSVVWGWTDDLGFEGLKALNP, from the exons ATGTCGGCACAGCAAATACCCAACCTTTTCTCATTGCGAGGTGGATCTCGGTCTCGTGGCAGAGGTAGAGGTCAAGGCCTGCGCGATCCTTTGAATCCTCATTCGGAGGTCTCTTCAAATCGTAGAGATAATGCTATTCAAGGCACCGATACAGATGCAGCTGTATCTCGTCTTAGTGCAGTCAATCTTGGCTATCTAGAGGACCAATTTGCTCATTATTTCGTCAAAGGAAGTGGAACACGAAGGCTGCCAATCATAAACAGAG GTACATATTCTCGTACTACTGCTTTAGACCTCCTCATCGAATCCTTCTTATCACAACCTGATAATTCTACTTTACagcaaaaacaaataatatcTTTGGGCGCGGGAACAGATACTCGCTATTTTCGTCTTCGGGCGAAAAACTTGCACAATAATGTCATTTACCATGAATTTGATTTCCCATCTGTATGCGTTGCGAAAAATCGTTTAGTACAACAAAATCATTCAAGCCTCATCGGAAATGAAAAGTTCTTTGAAGTTGGACATAAAGATGGCGAGCTTGCAGAATTGACGGCTGCTAGTGGGCCACAAGAAAATACAGAATGGGGATTTAGCCGCACTATCGAGACTCGCTCAGAAGTTGGATATGTATGCCATCCTCTGGACCTCCGGAAACTACCTGGCACAATTGGCCTCGATTCATTTCATGGTATCAAGAGCGACATTGCCACGCTGATAATATCCGAATGTTGTCTATGTTATCTTGAGGTAACAGCGGCACAAAGTATAATAAGATGGTTCACAGACAAGATCCCAAGAATTGGGATTGTTCTTTATGAGCCAGTGGGTGTACACGATGCTTTTGGACAAATGATGGTAGAAAATCTAGCATCAAGGGGAATCACTATGCCTACAATACAGAAGTATAAGACGCTTAAGGATCAGAAGGATAGACTGGAAGGTCTTGGGTTTGGTAACGCAAAGGGTGGCATTAATGCCGTGAGCATAGAAGATTTCTGGGAACATTGGGTCGCAggcagagaaagagaaagagtggACAGGCTTGAGGGTCtagatgaagttgaggaaTGGCTTCTACTGGCAAGACATTATTCTGTTGTCTGGGGGTGGACAGATGATTTAGGATTTGAAGGTCTAAAGGCGCTAAACCCTTGA